A single region of the Pararhodospirillum photometricum DSM 122 genome encodes:
- a CDS encoding helix-turn-helix domain-containing protein, whose translation MTEKQAATAPFDPPDDDAPLSDDEFERGLGAMLARKARNATGLTQAAFAERYGIPVASLRDWEQGRRAPDGAASSYLLVISRMPDAVAQALRAA comes from the coding sequence ATGACCGAGAAACAAGCCGCTACCGCACCGTTCGATCCTCCTGACGACGACGCACCGCTCTCCGACGACGAGTTTGAACGCGGCCTAGGAGCGATGCTGGCCCGAAAGGCCCGAAATGCCACCGGCCTGACCCAGGCAGCCTTTGCCGAACGCTACGGGATCCCTGTTGCCTCTTTGCGGGACTGGGAGCAAGGCCGACGGGCTCCCGATGGCGCTGCGTCAAGTTATCTCCTGGTCATCTCTCGCATGCCCGATGCCGTGGCCCAGGCGTTGCGGGCGGCATGA
- a CDS encoding major capsid protein, with protein MAVLSVSVAASGGAIGEKRKVRGFKTVRLAQASRIHASELQNIRAFGSESELAQVQVEVARRQVLMRRDFELTFENMFLGMVQGLAVDADGSTLYDWATEFGQTIPAEIDFDLDNATPASGAVRKKCNAVVRSILQGLRGLGGASVRVVALCGDAFWDDLTAHKEVRETYLNTQMAADLRQGNAYETFSYGGITFVNYRGTDDGSTVVINTDKARFFPVGAGIFQWALSPGESFDFVNQLGQELYSAVIPDRDRNAWADVEMYSYPLPVCTMPQALHRAKRT; from the coding sequence GTGGCGGTTTTGAGCGTCTCGGTCGCGGCGTCGGGGGGGGCCATTGGCGAGAAGCGCAAGGTGCGCGGCTTCAAGACGGTTCGACTGGCCCAGGCGTCGCGCATCCACGCCAGCGAACTCCAGAACATCCGCGCGTTCGGTTCCGAGAGTGAGTTGGCCCAGGTCCAGGTCGAAGTGGCGCGCCGGCAAGTGCTGATGCGCCGGGACTTCGAATTGACCTTCGAGAACATGTTCTTGGGAATGGTCCAGGGTTTAGCCGTCGATGCCGATGGCTCGACTTTGTACGACTGGGCGACGGAGTTCGGCCAGACGATCCCGGCCGAAATCGACTTCGACTTGGACAATGCGACCCCAGCTTCGGGGGCGGTGCGCAAGAAGTGCAACGCCGTGGTCCGGTCGATCCTTCAGGGCCTGCGAGGCCTTGGCGGCGCCAGTGTTCGGGTTGTTGCCCTCTGCGGTGATGCTTTTTGGGACGACCTCACCGCGCACAAGGAAGTTCGCGAGACCTACCTGAACACCCAGATGGCCGCCGATCTGCGTCAGGGCAACGCCTATGAGACCTTCAGCTACGGTGGCATCACATTCGTGAACTATCGCGGCACTGATGATGGCTCGACTGTCGTTATCAATACCGACAAGGCTCGGTTCTTCCCGGTTGGCGCGGGCATTTTTCAGTGGGCGCTTTCGCCTGGAGAGAGCTTCGACTTTGTGAACCAGCTTGGTCAGGAGCTTTATTCTGCCGTTATCCCCGATCGCGACCGCAACGCCTGGGCGGACGTGGAAATGTATTCCTACCCCTTGCCGGTCTGCACCATGCCGCAGGCTTTGCATCGGGCGAAGCGAACCTAA
- the nrdR gene encoding transcriptional regulator NrdR, giving the protein MRCPFCGHGDTQVKDSRPTEDSSAIRRRRFCQACGSRFTTFERVHLRDLVVLKRNGQRSPFDREKLARSIRIACRKRPVDDERIERIVSGIQRHLESLGDAEVESKAIGEAVMEHLAGLDPVAYVRFASVYRNFREAKDFEEFVETLSSLSV; this is encoded by the coding sequence ATGCGGTGTCCGTTCTGCGGCCATGGCGATACTCAGGTGAAGGACTCGCGTCCGACGGAAGACAGCAGTGCCATCCGTCGGCGCCGGTTCTGTCAGGCTTGCGGGTCGCGCTTCACGACCTTCGAGCGGGTCCACTTGCGCGATCTCGTGGTGCTCAAGCGCAACGGCCAGCGCTCTCCCTTCGACCGGGAAAAGCTTGCACGCTCGATTCGCATCGCGTGTCGCAAGCGGCCCGTGGATGACGAGCGCATCGAGCGTATCGTCTCGGGCATTCAGCGCCACCTGGAAAGTCTGGGCGACGCCGAGGTTGAGTCCAAGGCCATCGGCGAGGCGGTCATGGAGCATCTGGCCGGCCTTGATCCCGTGGCCTATGTCCGCTTTGCGTCGGTGTATCGGAATTTCCGCGAGGCCAAGGACTTCGAGGAGTTTGTCGAGACCCTGAGTTCCCTGTCGGTCTGA
- the cobD gene encoding threonine-phosphate decarboxylase CobD, which produces MSCSSLFWHGGAVDVAAQLFGREADWLDLSTGIAPVPYPVPPLAPEVWTRLPLARWGEAFVAVVRATHGVDPQAGIVPVAGEQAALQTLPFCQAPPGPVVVPAPGYGGHAEAWAGAGRTIEAVADPVSRAGQGGVVVVINPNNPTGQTWDPARILAAAERQARAGGWLVVDEAFAEVTPEVSVVSHAGRPGLVVLRSFGKFFGLPGARLGWVAADPAISAALGQRLGPWAVSGPALAVGTRAEADQRWRQRQRLRLQRRAARLDAILADAGLTVIGGTSLFRTVRHPDAGQVFERLGRAGILVRAFRDPADLLRFGLPPTPADEKRLRRALS; this is translated from the coding sequence ATGAGCTGTTCTTCTCTATTTTGGCATGGGGGCGCCGTGGATGTGGCGGCCCAGTTGTTTGGCCGGGAGGCGGACTGGCTGGATCTGTCCACCGGTATCGCGCCCGTTCCCTATCCCGTGCCGCCCCTGGCCCCCGAGGTGTGGACCCGGCTGCCGCTGGCCCGCTGGGGCGAGGCCTTTGTCGCGGTGGTGCGCGCGACCCATGGGGTGGATCCTCAGGCTGGCATCGTGCCGGTGGCCGGGGAACAGGCGGCCTTGCAAACGCTTCCCTTTTGTCAGGCGCCGCCCGGGCCGGTCGTGGTCCCGGCGCCGGGCTATGGTGGGCATGCCGAGGCCTGGGCCGGGGCCGGGCGCACCATTGAGGCCGTGGCCGATCCGGTGAGCCGGGCGGGGCAAGGCGGCGTGGTGGTGGTCATTAACCCCAACAACCCCACCGGCCAGACCTGGGATCCGGCGCGGATTTTGGCGGCGGCCGAGCGGCAGGCCAGGGCCGGCGGCTGGCTGGTGGTGGATGAGGCCTTTGCCGAGGTGACGCCCGAGGTCTCGGTGGTGTCGCACGCCGGCCGGCCCGGCCTGGTCGTCTTGCGCTCGTTTGGCAAGTTTTTCGGCCTGCCCGGGGCGCGGCTGGGCTGGGTGGCGGCCGATCCGGCGATCAGTGCCGCCTTGGGCCAGCGCCTGGGGCCCTGGGCCGTCTCGGGGCCGGCCCTGGCCGTGGGCACCCGGGCCGAGGCCGACCAACGCTGGCGTCAGCGTCAGCGGCTGCGGTTGCAGCGGCGGGCAGCGCGGCTCGACGCGATTTTGGCCGACGCGGGATTGACGGTGATCGGCGGGACCAGCCTATTTCGCACCGTGCGCCACCCCGACGCCGGGCAGGTGTTCGAGCGCCTGGGACGGGCCGGGATTTTGGTGCGGGCCTTTCGCGACCCGGCGGATCTCCTGCGCTTTGGCCTGCCGCCGACGCCGGCCGATGAGAAGCGCTTGCGTCGGGCCTTGTCTTGA
- a CDS encoding helix-turn-helix transcriptional regulator, which yields MHKKGNRGLYVTISAAQCRAARAMVEWSRDQLAEAAAVSKRTIVDFERGARAPQRSTLAAIQRALEDAGVRFTEAGVELTE from the coding sequence ATGCACAAAAAGGGCAATAGGGGTCTTTACGTGACGATTAGCGCCGCGCAATGCAGGGCCGCCAGGGCAATGGTCGAGTGGTCACGTGACCAGCTTGCGGAAGCGGCTGCGGTGTCAAAGCGCACCATTGTCGATTTCGAGCGCGGAGCACGCGCCCCCCAGCGATCCACCCTCGCCGCCATCCAGCGCGCCCTTGAAGACGCGGGCGTGCGGTTCACCGAGGCTGGGGTGGAATTGACTGAATAA
- a CDS encoding BrnT family toxin, which translates to MHIDFDPAKDATNKEKHGVSLAFGAEVLSDPYRLDILDVRFDYAEERFISYGSVDGRVWVCVFTLRGEAHRMISVRKANDRETSRYRTVRSS; encoded by the coding sequence ATGCACATCGACTTCGACCCGGCCAAGGACGCCACCAATAAGGAAAAGCATGGGGTTTCCTTGGCTTTCGGGGCTGAGGTCCTATCCGATCCGTACCGCCTCGACATCCTCGATGTTCGCTTCGATTACGCCGAAGAGCGCTTCATTTCCTATGGCTCCGTCGATGGCCGGGTTTGGGTCTGCGTCTTTACCCTGCGGGGCGAGGCGCATCGAATGATCAGCGTGAGGAAGGCCAATGACCGAGAAACAAGCCGCTACCGCACCGTTCGATCCTCCTGA
- a CDS encoding M48 family metallopeptidase, producing MALISRCSLGVKGALAALVLGACAQNPVTGRDQLILISPQQGVQMGAQAYQQAKQEKRVLPASDPYTQRVRAITERLIRANDLPKYQWEVNAFDDKTANAFALPGGKVGINTGLATVARTDAQIAAVVGHEIAHAVSRHGEERISQQLLVQTGVQLTGAALGVGQQGASLLEQAATLGVILPYSRTHESEADEMGLYYMARAGYDPREAVKLWENMAAQGSAGVPEFLSTHPSEGNRIQKLQSVMPKALDLYNKSSYKS from the coding sequence ATGGCGTTGATCTCTCGCTGTTCCTTGGGGGTCAAGGGGGCGCTGGCGGCTCTGGTCCTGGGGGCTTGTGCTCAAAACCCGGTCACGGGACGCGACCAACTGATTTTGATCAGCCCGCAGCAAGGGGTACAGATGGGGGCGCAGGCCTATCAGCAGGCCAAGCAGGAAAAGCGGGTGCTGCCCGCCTCCGATCCCTACACCCAGCGGGTGCGGGCCATCACCGAGCGGCTGATCCGCGCCAACGATCTCCCCAAATATCAGTGGGAGGTGAACGCCTTCGACGACAAGACCGCCAACGCCTTCGCCCTGCCCGGCGGCAAGGTGGGGATCAATACCGGGTTGGCCACGGTGGCCCGCACCGATGCGCAGATTGCCGCCGTGGTCGGCCACGAAATCGCCCATGCGGTCTCCCGCCATGGCGAGGAGCGGATCTCGCAACAGCTTTTGGTACAAACCGGCGTGCAACTGACTGGGGCGGCGCTGGGCGTCGGGCAGCAGGGCGCCTCCCTCCTGGAACAGGCGGCCACCCTGGGCGTGATCTTGCCCTATAGCCGCACCCATGAATCCGAGGCCGACGAGATGGGCCTCTACTACATGGCCCGGGCCGGGTATGACCCGCGCGAAGCGGTCAAGCTGTGGGAAAACATGGCGGCACAAGGATCGGCGGGCGTGCCCGAATTCCTCTCGACCCACCCCAGCGAGGGCAACCGGATCCAGAAGCTGCAAAGCGTCATGCCCAAAGCCCTGGACCTCTACAATAAGTCTTCCTACAAATCTTAA
- a CDS encoding phage tail tube protein — MATTGYFAAQDTNNLTIGLARETTWGTPPTGTYEGMRVQSFGLGENTNRTRPNEIRPDMQASAAVTQDVQSSGGLQFAISYGNQDLVWPTLFTGDWTNDLAISDTDIAADATAKTFSGAAGTFSAVALGQWVKVSGFSAAGANGYFRVTAKASDGASITVDPAPATDAGGEAVTVSGSLLVNSTVVNTLSIQERYSTTHGFIYSGCIASGGQINAARGQFFSGTIDLIAKSEEKAASAVGTMGAAPTNRVFNTVGNMRAIALGSLTGAKVDSLTTTIAREGAAANFALGDPGAIGVTLGTFTVSGQIKLYFSDYSAYDLYKSEAAIRTSYQVTDKAGNSYIVELPEIVLGKVTRERGGPNQPVMATFEWMADPHPTLGWTMGINRFPAA; from the coding sequence ATGGCGACCACGGGCTATTTTGCCGCACAAGACACGAACAACCTAACCATTGGCCTTGCGCGAGAAACGACCTGGGGCACGCCCCCGACCGGCACTTACGAGGGCATGCGCGTCCAGTCGTTCGGGTTGGGGGAGAACACCAACCGCACCCGCCCGAACGAAATTCGCCCCGACATGCAGGCGAGCGCCGCCGTGACTCAGGATGTCCAGTCGTCCGGTGGTCTTCAATTTGCGATCAGCTACGGCAATCAAGACTTGGTCTGGCCGACACTGTTTACCGGCGACTGGACCAACGATCTGGCGATCAGCGACACCGACATTGCGGCCGATGCCACGGCCAAGACGTTCTCCGGGGCGGCGGGCACGTTTAGCGCGGTGGCCCTGGGGCAGTGGGTCAAGGTTTCGGGGTTCAGCGCGGCCGGTGCCAACGGCTACTTCCGCGTCACGGCCAAGGCCTCGGACGGCGCGTCCATCACCGTAGACCCGGCTCCCGCCACCGATGCCGGGGGCGAGGCGGTCACGGTCTCCGGCTCTCTGCTGGTCAACAGCACCGTGGTCAACACGCTGTCGATCCAGGAGCGCTACAGTACCACGCACGGCTTTATTTACTCGGGGTGCATTGCTTCTGGAGGTCAAATCAACGCGGCCCGAGGGCAGTTCTTTTCCGGCACCATTGACCTGATCGCCAAGTCTGAGGAAAAGGCCGCTTCTGCGGTCGGCACCATGGGGGCCGCGCCGACCAACCGCGTGTTCAACACGGTGGGCAACATGCGCGCCATCGCGCTGGGCAGCCTCACCGGCGCCAAGGTGGACAGTCTGACCACGACCATCGCCCGTGAAGGCGCGGCGGCAAACTTCGCCCTTGGGGACCCGGGCGCTATTGGGGTGACCCTGGGAACCTTTACGGTCTCCGGGCAAATCAAGCTCTACTTTTCCGATTATTCGGCCTACGACCTTTACAAGTCTGAGGCGGCCATCCGCACTAGCTACCAAGTCACGGACAAGGCAGGCAACAGCTACATTGTGGAACTGCCTGAGATCGTCTTGGGCAAGGTCACGCGCGAGCGTGGTGGCCCCAACCAACCGGTCATGGCCACTTTCGAGTGGATGGCCGACCCCCACCCGACCCTTGGCTGGACCATGGGCATCAACCGCTTCCCGGCCGCTTGA
- a CDS encoding type II toxin-antitoxin system HicB family antitoxin, which produces MYAYPVEFTPDDNGTVLASVPDLPGCHTFGDDEADALGHAVDAVRTMLAALVRDREDIPLPSPTDGRPVARLPVLDSLKVRLYLEMRAQGVSQSDLARRLGKGPKDVWRLLDLTHASKMDQIEAAFAALGLVVEASVRDAA; this is translated from the coding sequence ATGTACGCATACCCTGTCGAATTCACACCCGACGACAACGGCACCGTCCTCGCGTCTGTTCCAGACCTTCCAGGGTGCCACACCTTCGGCGACGACGAAGCCGACGCTCTGGGGCATGCCGTCGATGCTGTCCGGACCATGCTTGCCGCCTTGGTCCGGGATCGTGAAGACATCCCGTTGCCGTCGCCCACCGATGGGCGGCCCGTAGCGCGCCTGCCGGTCCTGGACAGCCTGAAAGTGCGCCTGTACCTGGAAATGAGGGCGCAGGGTGTTTCCCAGAGCGACTTGGCCCGCCGTCTCGGGAAGGGCCCGAAGGACGTCTGGCGCTTGTTGGATCTGACCCACGCCAGCAAGATGGACCAGATCGAGGCCGCCTTTGCCGCCCTCGGCCTGGTCGTCGAGGCCAGCGTGCGAGACGCGGCCTAA
- a CDS encoding phage tail terminator-like protein, with product MSTAAFQDIVRQRLAAWSGAVVRPGRNTDFQPPRAPWVDVDFPGAQVARADMGADEPLWEEVGAVMIHVFVPPGTGDRVASALADSLARHFLRWAPPAGVTITERMQGQAGPRDIEGDPELKGRWWGVSFGLSYVYQFFDPID from the coding sequence ATGAGCACCGCTGCCTTTCAGGACATTGTCCGGCAGCGCCTTGCCGCATGGAGTGGCGCCGTTGTGCGCCCAGGTCGAAATACCGACTTCCAGCCGCCGCGCGCGCCTTGGGTTGACGTGGACTTTCCCGGCGCCCAGGTGGCGCGCGCCGACATGGGGGCGGATGAGCCGCTCTGGGAAGAGGTTGGGGCCGTCATGATCCACGTCTTCGTTCCCCCAGGAACAGGGGACCGAGTTGCCTCCGCGTTGGCCGATTCCCTGGCCCGGCACTTCCTGCGGTGGGCGCCTCCGGCGGGCGTGACTATCACCGAGCGCATGCAGGGTCAGGCCGGCCCTCGCGACATCGAGGGCGACCCCGAGCTTAAAGGGCGATGGTGGGGTGTGAGTTTTGGCCTGTCTTACGTGTACCAGTTTTTCGACCCTATCGACTGA
- a CDS encoding phage tail assembly chaperone: protein MHIEDGEEPPEVCIAPPLSPALTRYVEAFHYLSSDRPVGMDVGAIPTSAILAFAREIDGVAGRRELLLYLRMVRAIDDEFLRARRASAEKEREKR from the coding sequence ATGCACATTGAAGACGGCGAAGAGCCGCCCGAGGTGTGCATCGCCCCGCCGCTTAGCCCGGCCTTAACCCGTTACGTCGAGGCTTTCCACTACCTCTCTTCCGATCGACCCGTTGGGATGGACGTTGGCGCCATCCCGACGAGCGCCATCCTCGCCTTCGCCCGCGAAATCGACGGGGTGGCGGGGCGGCGCGAGTTGCTGCTGTACCTGCGGATGGTGCGCGCGATCGACGACGAGTTTCTCAGGGCGCGGCGGGCCAGTGCGGAAAAGGAGCGGGAGAAGCGATGA
- a CDS encoding cobaltochelatase CobT-related protein, whose amino-acid sequence MAPPDAATETLKTATSATLRAIAGRPGLGVSYAPGTAALVGGQARLPLPPRAVDAAALVRLRGTADSLALKLRHHDTVVQARLEPQTLAAREVFAGLEQARYETLGARRMAGVALNLAGTIEGRLSTEGFADATDATQVPMGDAVRLMALAHFGAVTPGPVMDHVVALARAALPPSLVQALDVMGRRLDDQEQFARAARGLLADMGLEDFQDEADDTREPASDEGDTSEDTEADEPASPQGVTSPGPQSEPQVMPGEGEGAEGEDETAAEAEGMMPGADGEDPAGSGDPSRRRNSPLPEEPPERYKAYTKAFDEVVDALDLCDAEELTRLRAQLDRQLVPLQGVVSRIANRLQRRLMAQQTRAWEFDLEEGTLDVGRLARVVANPSHALSFMREKETAFRDTVVTLLIDNSGSMRGRPIAVAALSADILARTLERCGVKVEVLGFTTTAWKGGRAREAWKEAGQPVHPGRLNDLRHIIYKPADQPWRRSRRALGLMLKEGILKENIDGEALLWAHARLLGRPEARRILMVISDGAPVDDSTLSANTGNFLEAHLREVIAQIETTSPVQLVAIGIGHDVTRYYRRAVTLNDPEDLGGTMMRALLSLFAEEGEGRHERRRGPFVM is encoded by the coding sequence ATGGCCCCCCCCGACGCCGCGACCGAGACGCTCAAAACCGCCACCTCGGCCACCTTACGCGCCATCGCCGGACGGCCAGGCCTGGGGGTCAGCTATGCCCCCGGCACGGCGGCCCTGGTGGGAGGACAGGCCCGCTTGCCCCTGCCGCCGCGCGCCGTCGATGCCGCGGCCCTGGTGCGCCTGCGCGGCACCGCCGACAGTCTGGCCCTCAAGCTGCGCCATCACGACACCGTGGTGCAGGCCCGTCTGGAGCCGCAAACCCTAGCGGCGCGCGAGGTGTTTGCCGGGCTGGAACAGGCCCGCTACGAAACCCTGGGGGCGCGGCGCATGGCCGGCGTCGCCCTCAACCTCGCCGGCACCATTGAGGGCCGCCTCTCGACCGAAGGCTTCGCCGACGCCACCGACGCCACCCAGGTTCCCATGGGCGACGCCGTGCGGCTGATGGCGCTCGCCCATTTCGGAGCCGTGACCCCGGGCCCGGTCATGGACCATGTGGTCGCCCTGGCCCGCGCCGCGCTGCCGCCGTCGCTGGTCCAGGCCTTGGACGTCATGGGCCGCCGGCTCGACGATCAGGAGCAGTTCGCCCGCGCCGCCCGCGGGCTGCTCGCCGACATGGGCCTGGAGGACTTCCAAGACGAGGCCGACGATACCCGCGAGCCCGCCTCCGACGAGGGCGACACCAGCGAAGACACCGAGGCTGACGAACCGGCCAGCCCCCAAGGCGTGACCAGCCCCGGCCCCCAAAGCGAACCGCAGGTGATGCCGGGCGAAGGCGAGGGGGCCGAGGGCGAGGACGAAACCGCCGCCGAGGCCGAGGGCATGATGCCCGGCGCCGATGGCGAGGATCCGGCCGGTTCCGGCGATCCCTCGCGCCGGCGCAACAGCCCCCTGCCCGAGGAGCCGCCCGAGCGCTACAAGGCCTACACCAAGGCCTTCGACGAGGTGGTGGACGCCTTGGATCTGTGCGACGCCGAGGAACTGACCCGGCTGCGGGCCCAGTTAGACCGCCAGCTCGTGCCCTTGCAAGGCGTGGTCTCGCGCATTGCCAACCGCCTCCAGCGCCGCTTGATGGCCCAGCAGACCCGGGCCTGGGAGTTCGATCTGGAGGAAGGGACCCTGGACGTCGGCCGCTTGGCCCGAGTCGTGGCCAACCCGTCGCACGCCCTGTCCTTCATGCGCGAGAAGGAAACGGCGTTCCGCGACACCGTGGTCACCTTGCTGATCGACAATTCAGGCTCGATGCGCGGCCGCCCCATTGCCGTGGCCGCCCTAAGCGCCGACATCCTGGCCCGCACCTTGGAGCGCTGCGGGGTCAAGGTCGAGGTGCTGGGCTTTACCACCACGGCCTGGAAGGGCGGGCGGGCCCGCGAGGCCTGGAAGGAGGCCGGGCAACCCGTGCATCCCGGCCGCCTCAATGACTTGCGCCATATCATCTACAAGCCCGCCGACCAGCCCTGGCGCCGCTCGCGCCGCGCCTTGGGTCTCATGCTCAAGGAAGGGATCCTCAAGGAAAACATCGACGGCGAGGCCTTGCTGTGGGCGCATGCCCGCTTGCTCGGACGGCCCGAGGCCCGGCGCATCCTCATGGTCATTTCCGATGGGGCGCCCGTCGATGACAGCACTTTGTCGGCCAACACCGGCAATTTCCTGGAGGCGCATTTGCGCGAGGTGATTGCTCAGATTGAGACAACCTCGCCGGTGCAACTGGTCGCCATTGGGATTGGCCACGATGTCACCCGATACTACCGCCGCGCCGTGACCTTGAACGACCCCGAGGATTTGGGGGGAACCATGATGCGGGCGTTGTTGTCCTTGTTTGCGGAAGAGGGGGAGGGCCGGCACGAGCGCCGACGCGGGCCGTTTGTGATGTGA
- a CDS encoding head-tail joining protein produces MPSPFPWSTLMRQLGEPATYTPATGAPVTLYAKRIGGGREVAVGSVRLVAEDLTAHVLRADLPTPAAGDTLALGAGTWTVGAVEPLADDPQATRWALRLTWGLLVTIRAAGGADGAGLDRSLAYTAAPAPAGATSLTIQVGGWTAGGLQAGDTLAVGGEEYEVTAGTTLVFVGGGYAFEGVAIDPPLSDPLAGGEVVTITPAAPDGARQVFAAPAEWTAEEVAGGIATSDQRLVIRAAPGLAAPTTSDEVVLPGETRGRAVTSVRTIHTGADVAAWVVTVAG; encoded by the coding sequence ATGCCCTCGCCCTTCCCCTGGTCCACCCTCATGCGCCAGCTTGGCGAGCCCGCCACCTACACCCCGGCCACTGGCGCCCCAGTCACGCTCTATGCCAAGCGCATCGGGGGCGGTCGCGAGGTGGCGGTGGGTAGTGTGCGGCTGGTGGCCGAGGACCTGACGGCCCATGTCCTGCGCGCCGACTTGCCCACTCCGGCCGCTGGCGACACGCTGGCCTTGGGCGCAGGGACGTGGACGGTGGGTGCGGTCGAGCCCTTGGCCGACGACCCACAGGCTACCCGCTGGGCGCTGCGTCTGACCTGGGGCCTGCTGGTCACGATCCGCGCGGCTGGCGGCGCGGACGGGGCGGGGCTTGACCGGTCTCTGGCCTACACCGCCGCCCCGGCCCCCGCGGGCGCCACCAGCCTGACCATTCAAGTCGGCGGTTGGACGGCGGGAGGCTTGCAAGCCGGCGACACCCTGGCCGTGGGCGGGGAGGAATACGAGGTGACGGCCGGTACCACCCTTGTGTTTGTCGGTGGTGGCTATGCCTTCGAGGGCGTAGCGATCGACCCGCCCCTTTCCGACCCCTTGGCCGGGGGTGAGGTGGTGACGATCACCCCGGCAGCGCCGGACGGGGCGCGCCAGGTCTTCGCGGCGCCGGCCGAGTGGACGGCGGAAGAAGTCGCCGGCGGCATCGCCACCAGCGACCAGCGGTTGGTGATCCGCGCCGCGCCCGGGCTTGCAGCGCCGACCACATCCGACGAGGTTGTCCTTCCTGGAGAGACGCGCGGGCGGGCGGTCACGTCGGTAAGGACGATCCACACGGGCGCCGATGTGGCCGCATGGGTCGTGACGGTGGCGGGTTAG
- the glyA gene encoding serine hydroxymethyltransferase: MNDYTPWSGFFSAPVAEADPAIHQVLRAELCRQQEQIELIASENIVSRAVLETAGSVLTNKYAEGYPGKRYYGGCEEVDVAEDLAIERAKALFGCSYVNVQPHSGAQANGAVMLALVKPGETILGMSLAAGGHLTHGAKAAMSGKWFNAVQYGVRREDARIDYDEVEALAREHKPRLIIAGGSAYPREIDFVRFRAIADAVGALLMVDMAHFAGLVAAGLHPSPVPLADVVTTTTHKTLRGPRGGLILSNNPDIAKALASAVFPGLQGGPLMHIVAAKAVALGEALRPEFKAYAQAVKDNARVLGETLIAGGLDIVSGGTDTHLILVDLRPKHLTGAVAEKSLERAGMTCNKNGIPFDPEKATVTSGIRLGSPAATSRGFGQAEFREIGAMILEVLDGLARSPEDNSAVETAVRARVRALCDRFPIYGGL, translated from the coding sequence ATGAACGACTATACTCCCTGGTCCGGCTTTTTCTCTGCCCCCGTGGCCGAGGCGGACCCCGCGATCCATCAGGTCCTGCGCGCCGAGTTGTGCCGTCAGCAAGAGCAGATCGAGCTGATTGCCTCGGAAAACATCGTGTCGCGCGCGGTTTTGGAAACGGCGGGCAGCGTCCTGACCAACAAGTATGCCGAAGGCTATCCCGGTAAGCGCTATTACGGCGGCTGCGAGGAAGTGGACGTGGCCGAGGATTTGGCGATTGAGCGCGCCAAAGCGTTGTTTGGCTGCTCTTACGTCAACGTCCAGCCCCACTCCGGCGCCCAGGCCAACGGCGCGGTCATGCTGGCTCTGGTCAAGCCGGGCGAGACCATTTTGGGCATGAGCCTTGCTGCGGGCGGCCACCTGACCCATGGCGCCAAGGCGGCGATGTCGGGCAAGTGGTTCAATGCCGTGCAGTACGGTGTGCGCCGCGAGGACGCCCGCATCGACTATGACGAGGTCGAGGCCCTGGCCCGCGAGCACAAGCCCCGCTTGATCATCGCCGGCGGGTCGGCCTACCCCCGCGAGATCGACTTTGTCCGCTTCCGCGCCATTGCCGACGCCGTCGGCGCGCTGTTGATGGTGGACATGGCCCACTTCGCCGGACTGGTTGCCGCAGGCTTGCACCCGAGCCCGGTGCCCCTTGCCGATGTGGTCACCACCACCACCCACAAGACCCTGCGCGGTCCGCGCGGCGGCCTGATTTTGTCCAACAACCCCGATATCGCCAAGGCCCTGGCCTCGGCCGTGTTCCCGGGGCTTCAGGGCGGCCCGCTCATGCACATCGTGGCCGCCAAGGCGGTGGCCTTGGGCGAGGCCCTGCGCCCCGAGTTCAAGGCCTATGCCCAGGCCGTCAAGGACAATGCCCGCGTGTTGGGTGAGACCCTGATCGCCGGCGGCCTTGACATCGTCTCGGGCGGCACCGATACCCACCTGATCTTGGTCGATCTGCGACCCAAGCACCTGACCGGCGCCGTCGCCGAGAAGAGCCTGGAGCGCGCCGGCATGACCTGTAACAAGAACGGCATTCCCTTCGACCCGGAAAAGGCCACCGTGACCTCGGGCATTCGTCTGGGATCGCCGGCCGCCACCTCGCGCGGCTTCGGTCAGGCGGAGTTCCGCGAGATCGGCGCCATGATTTTGGAAGTGCTGGACGGTCTGGCCCGCTCGCCCGAGGACAATAGCGCCGTCGAGACCGCCGTGCGGGCCCGCGTGCGCGCGCTTTGCGATCGCTTTCCCATATATGGTGGGTTATAA